The region AATGGGGATGAGACTGTCATCGGCCCATACAATAAGCTCAACTGGGATGGGAAAAATATGCGCGCTATCAGTGTGATTCTCGGGGATGATAAAAACAGCCCTGATGCCATGATGTGCATCAATATGAATCTAGCGGAATTTGAAGCGGCGAGAGATGTACTGAATTTATTCCTCAACAACCGTGCGCTAGTGCCTCAGCCAGAAAAACTATTCCACGATGACTGGCAAGAACGCGTCAATACCTACATACATAACTGGTTAGCAGAGCAACAACGCACCCTCATCGGATTATCCCGACAGGAAAAAAAGGCACTGGTATTCGCACTACACGACCATGGCGCTTTCAAAGGTAAATACATCACCACTTATGTGGCTAAAACCTTGCAGCTCAGTCGTACCACAGTATTCAATTATCTCAAACAGGTACGATCTTGACGCTATAGATCGTGAGACCACTTAGGCTCATACACAATGTCTAAACCCAACAAGAAAGGCCCAACTCGGACTGTCGATATTTTTTGTGCTAAGTGCAAAACACAACTATTTAAATATCGTAAGGGCGGTAAAGGGGCCTTAGTCAAATGCTTTAAAGAACGTATTGTCGTCGATCACACTCACACTCCTTGCATCTGCCCCAATTGTAAGCAACCATTCGCCAGAGAGGATTTAATCAGAGGAACACCTGCGTTTAAGATAATCAGCGGCAAGGTCACTGTTAAATAAAAACTTACATTCGGATCAGTTAACCTTCATCAGTCAAGTAATTTTCTGCTAACTTTTTCACGATAAAATCCAAAAAAGCGCTAATATGGGGCTTAGGATACTGCGCACTTTTATAGAGAGCAAAGATTTCTCCGCTACCATTATCCCAATGACCCACGGTCCAATTTGGTAAAATATTCACTAACTGCTTACTCTCTAGATAAGGCTTTACCATCCACTGCGATAACAGAAGTACGCCAGCGTCTTTAAGTGCTGCCGTGAGCAAAGGAGAACCCCCTTTTGACATGAAATTACCTTTTACTGCCACTTTTTGTTTAGTGTTTCCTTGGCTAAAATACCAGTGATTTACCTGTCTTTCTTGACTGATCAGCAAACAATTATGCTCATGTAGATCAGATGGCTGCGTTATTGCACTATGTTGATTTAGATAACGTGGAGATGCTGCTAATAGGGTGGGATGATTCAACAACTTTCGCGCTTTCAAACCGCTATCTTGTGGAATACCAATACGGATTGCAAGATCGACATTATCCCTATGAAGATCTACCACTTTATTCTCCAGTTCTAAGGTGATCTGCACATTGGGGTATAACTGCAAAAACTCAGGAATAATCGGTGCCAAACATAAGTTGCCGAAACTTTCAAATACTGAAATCCGTAGCATGCCCTGAGGAATATCTCGAGAACCTCTCATCTCAGCTAACAAGGTGTCAGCATCTTCTACTAATTTGCCTGACTGTTGATAAAAGTAACTCCCCTCTTCGGTCAAAATAAGCTGGCGAGTACTGCGTTTGAACAGTGTCGTCTTAAGCTGCTGCTCTAATATATCGATATTACGCGCAATGGAAGAAGGAGCCATATGTAACACTTGCGCTGCCTGAGAAAAACTTCCTGAATCAACAACCTGATAAAACACCTTAATCTTCTCTAACATTTTTACTACCCCAGTGTTTTTCAACAAACAGCTTTGCATTTTACGCTAAACTGTTGCAGTTCATGCACATATTCAGTTGTTGATATTAATTATGCACAATTAGCTCATCACAAGAAAGTCGCTTTAACCTCAATAAAGGACACAAGATGACAAACCGCATTGATATATCCCAAACACAACCTGCAGCATTAGCCGCGATGATGTCTGTTGAACACTATTTAGCTGAAACAACACTACCAACGGAGTTAAAAGAACTGATTAAAATACGTGCTTCGATGATTAATCAATGCGCTTATTGCATTCAAATACATACGGAAATGGCTTTAAAGATAGGAATACCACAACAAAAACTGTTTGCCGTATCGGCTTGGAAAGAGTCGCCTTTATTTAATTGCATTGAACGTACTGTACTTGCTCTGACAGATGAAATTACCCACGTTTCACACGCTGGACTCAGCGACTCTACTTACCAAAAAAGCCTTGAATTATTAGGTGAAGAGAAACTGACACAAGCTATGATGCAAGTGATTATGATTAATGCTTGGAATCGATTCGCAGTAGCGACGAAAATGAAACATCAAGAAGCTGATTAGGCTTATATCAGTTGGAATTTATTACATGGTGAAAAACTAAAACTGGTAATTAACTCCTAAATAACCCGAGATAAGGATAGCCAGCGTAATATTTATTTAATAATCATAAGTTTAATTACCACCCACTTCAACTGATGGTTGAATCACTATCTTGCCTCGACGACTCGATTCATTTTCTCGAACCATTAAACTTAGATTTAAGCAATACGCCAGAAATCAAAAACGCCAGTAAGCATAACTTACTGGCGTTCATATTAAAGCGGCCGTTTTATGCGGCCAGTTAACCTTGTTAGCTATCCTTACAGCTTATAACTAAAAGCCAATTTAGCATTACGCTCCTCACCTGGCATACCGCCAAGAAACATTGCCTTACTATAGTAACTTTCATTTAATAGATTATTAATATTAAGCTGTAACTTCCAACTATCCACCTGATAACTTATTGCTGAATCCATCACGGTATAACGAGGAACATACCCATCGGGGATCCCGAACCCACTCGAGTTAGTACTACGCTCATCGACATAAGTCGTCCCTAAACTGATACTCAGCGGACTTGCCAATGAGAACCACTGTGCTCCATAGGTTACCCAAGCGCTACCGGTCACATAAGGTACCCCTTTTTGACGAGTATCAAAACTGCCCTGAGTTGGATCTTTTTTATCTCTAGCATCTTGATAGACCCCGTTCACATTGATTGACCATTGCGCATTAAGATGGGCGTTTATATCCAGTTCAACACCCGAAGTTTCCTCTTCTCCATCATAAAAATATTCTATTTTTTCAGGGTCTAACTCATCTTTAACCGTATATCTCAAATTGGTTCGCGAACTCTTAAAGAACACTAAAGAGGCCAATAACTGATCGTCAAACACTTTATAACGTATGCCCAGATCATCACTCTCAGATCCAGAGTCTGGTCTGTCATCACTGCCGTCTATACTCCCTAAAATACTATAGGCCGTTCGCCCTTTAGAATGATTAATGAAAAAAGCAAGATTATCAGTCGGCATATAGGTCACACCTAGATTATAAGTCATACCGTTATCACTCGTATCTTGCTCTGGTGTTGGCTCAGCGGCACTAGCACGGTATCGAGCATCGACACCTAAGTGCTCATAACTCTGGGTGATCTCATTAAATGCCACGCCAATACGAGTCGTCAAACCATAACCAAAGTAACCCACATGTTGTACTCCAACCCCCCAAGCATTAACGGCCTTATTGTAGTTGCTGGTTAACAGTGGGTCATAATCTTCAAAGCTACCTTTACCCCAGTTTGGATAACGGATATCGTAGATATAAGGATGAGTTCCTCGATAGATAACCTCACCCTCTTTGTTCTTAATCACCTTATCGGCATCATAGATAGAATGCTGCTTCAAGCGGATGTTGCGGTCTTCAAAATTGGCATTCATTAACAACTCATTTTCAACGCCAGCAAACTCGAAATCGTATCTCAAATCAGCAAAATATTGCCATGAAGTCTCATCCGCTTCCACTTTTCGATACTCCTGACGACGAGCAGCAAATGGATGTAAAATTCCATTTTCGACAAGCGGTGCTCGAGGCTCCTCATTGACAATACTGCTCCCCTTAGACGTGCGCTTCCAATAAACATAGTTATAAGCACCGGTTTGACGAGCAAAACCTGAAGTATAATCCCGATATTGTAGTTGCTGATTTAAAAATAAATTATCATTAAAGTAGATATTATGGATCAGCTTAAATCTGAGCTCTTCACCTTCATTATCTTTTGCGATTGGTGAAATAATACCAGCTTTACCAAAAGCATAAGGGCTCAGTCCATCATCCGCAGCAAGAGAATCAGCCAATTGCCGTCGTTGAGCATCACTGAGTTTTATACCATTGCCTTTGGGATCATTAACCAGATCTTGCCAACCCACCTGTTCTGCAGTTTTACCTGCTACCGATGCGGCATTATAAATTCTAATAGGGTGACCGATAGAGTCAACGGCAATAGAGTCTTTAATATAATAAGCCGATAGCATCAAATCTTGGCTATCGTCGATAACATATTTAAGTGAAGTATAAACTTCATCTCTGTCGGTACCTATTTCTCGGTATCCATCGCTACGGGCAGTTTTTGCCACAACACGATAAGCTAAGTTATCAGTCACTCCACCAGTACTGTCTATCGATAGAGCAGAAGTATTCCATTGACCCAGTTCAATACCTATCTCATTTTTCGACTCAAATTCTGGCTTCTTCTCGATAAGGTTAATCACACCACCAGCACTGCCCATTCCATATAGACCTGTTGCAGGTCCCTTAAGGACTTCTATTGATTCAACATTAGTGAGTGAACGAGTTGGATTAAAGGTATTGCCTAGTCCTGCGCCACCATACATACCATCAAAAGTATAATTGGCCCCTAGACCACGGATCACTAAGTTATCACCAATACCATAGTTATTACCCGCTTGAGTCACACCACTGATATTACGAACCAGATCTTGAAGACTATCGGCCCCCTGCGACTGAATCAACTCTTGATCGACAATCACCACTGCCGCAGGAGTTTCCATCAAAGTCATGTCAGATTTGGTCGCAAGACCTGAATTCATGACCACTTGGTTTTGTCTTCCGTAAACAGTAATACGCTCTACATCTGTGTTTTTCAGCTCTTTAGCTTGTAAGTGTTGTTGCTCAGAAACGTTATTTGTCACCATATCAGCAGCAAGCAGACTCCCAGACAACAAACTAGATGCACAAGCGGCAGCAAGTAGAGAAAAACGAAATTGTAACATTAGTTAATATCCCCCATAAGTATTATCTGAAGATGATAACGATTATCATTATTGATGCAATAGGTGTTTCACTAATTGGTATAAAGTTGAGCGATAAGTTAGCTTTTACTGGATTTTCTTACAAAGTAAACCGTAATTGATACGAACTAATGGGGGACAAGAAGAATACACATACATAAAAAGCACTAAAATAGCCTCAAGCATAGCGCTCAAAAAAACTAAAATTGATAATTAACCCCTAAATAAACATTAGACAGTTCTGACTCTAATACATTATTAATAGTACTATTTTCTAACTCTGCTAGAATTTTCTCATAAGCAAGACGAACATTAACATGAGTCGTCACTGCAAAATTAAACCCAACTCCCCACATCCAACCGGAAGCTGAATAATCATCTTGATCGGACTCAACTTGGGTTTTAGCAACCCCAACCTTAATAAACATAGAGTAAGAAGGGTTGAAAAAATGATTAAGTTTGGCCGCAAAGGTTGCGGCTTTCGCCTTTAGATTACTCTCTTCACCTAAATCCGTCGTCGTAAAAAAGGTGCTTTCAAACGACAAGTCTTTACCAAAGCTGTAACCTGCATAACCACCAAAACTGCTTGCCGATTCATTAGCATCGTTTAAACTTAATTCACTGTAACCTGCCATTCCACCCATGTAGTATCCCTGAATATCAGGGGCTGCTGTGGCTGATGTGGATAACAATAATATAAAAAAAATCCCACTCAGTAAGCGTAATTTTTTCATATTCTCTCCCCTGAAAGCATAATCTCTGGTTTTCACCGCTTTATCTAGGATTAGCCTAGCAGAAAATACATTGATAACAACTTACTAGCACACATAATCTGGTTTAAATTAAAATATTGTTAGGCACGTTCTAATTGCTGAATATATGGAGACACTATCGACATGCTATGAACCACAGTCGATTCTTTTTCACCCACTGGAGCCACATAGTGGATTGCAGATTCAGCAGACCCTTTACCCGCTAATTTAGCAATAATCCACGTGGCTAAATATTGAGATGCCATACAGCCACCAGAAGTTGCAATGTTATTTTTTGCGAAAAATGGCTGATTTAACACCTCGACTCCGGCATCAATGACCCATGGCTTGGTTGTTAAATCGGTGCAAGCCGGTAAACCATCTAAAATCCCCAACACTGACAAGAGTAGTGCGCCAGAACATTGCGCACACACCAATTGATTAGATGGGTCCAAATTAAGCCTACTCAATATGCTCTTATCTTTAACTATGTTACGGGTATATACCCAAGCCACTTCAAGGTGCTCGTTTCAGAGCCCCCATAGGATGGCTGAATAAGGCAGTGATTGAGAGAATGGTTGTTCCCTTGTTGATAACACTAACGCAGTGCAGGTATTCTATGGGAACTCCCACAGGGCATGGCGAGAAGCAACATATTTATTCGTTATGAAATATTGAATTAGAATAACTAGTCCATCAATTTCATGCCTTAAACTCTGTCACTTCTCGACATGCTGAATCCTGCATCTTAAGGTAGCTTGGGTATACACTACCAACCAACACTGCATCAGCGCTATTTGCAAACTCTAGAGGCTGCTGCGCTTTGACTTTTACACCATTCATTGATGTTACAAAATCAGACGGACATGTTATTTGCACATTCCATCCACTACTTTTCATTCGGTTCAATATGCCAGCAGCGATAAATGAATCGAGTTCATTAAATCCTTCAAAAGTGAGAATGGCTATATTCATAGTGTTTCCTACTGGCTAATAAGTGTTGCTGGTAAATGGGAAGTAAAATCATTTAAATGTCCGATTAAATCATGAAATTCTATATGTAAGACCTGACTCGGGTCCCTGTTAAGTTGATAATCATACACATTAGCGCGGTTACAGATAACATAAACATAAGTAACGGTGCAGCCCAGAAAGAGTTGATGGGCAATTGACTGGCTAAGGTGCCGATCATTGCCGCCATAAGTTGATGTAAAAATCCACATAATACCATTGGATGTGCACTGGCGATTGGAGCTTTGTCGTTAGCAATAGCCAAGCTTGTAGGGTAACTCATTGCTTGCCCAAATACTGCAAAGCAATAAGGTAACCACAGTAATACTTCATTGTGTAATACACCTCCCACCAGCATTAAAGTACTGCCACCGACTATGATGCAAATCCCTGCTAGCAACATAACATTATTCCCTGTTCTAACGACATTGCGATTAACAATCAGTGATCCCATAAAGTAGGCAAGACTTATCAACCAGCCGAGTTGACCATATTGGGTGAAACTCCAGCCCATTAGGTTTTGAAACAAAAATGGCCCACTAGTATTAAAGACAATAATCGTGCCATAGCCAAGACCACCGATCAGTGTAGGAAGCATAAAATCCTTACTAGTTAACAGTCGACTATAAGCTTGTAATGAAGATAATTTAGCTGCAGGTAGTGGTACTTTTATGATAGGCGTTAGGCTAATGACACCTAACAGAATGACACTTGCACCAGCCAATGAGCCAAATATAGAACGCCAGCCGAAAAGCGCGAGTAAGATTGAGCCAAAATATTGCCCAATACCTAAGGTAAAAACAAAAGCTATCGATAGCCAAGATAGTGATTTGGCTAATTGTACACCGTTAAATTGATCTTTAATCAACACACGCGCCATCACGGACATTCCGCCAGCCCCTAGCCCTTGAACCAAACGAAGCAGAATAAATAACTCAATACCGTTTACTAAACAAATACCTATGCTCGAAGCAATATAAAGTACGATGGCCACTAGAAGAATGGTTTTACGGCCATATTTCTCACTCAAACTGCCCCACACTAACATTAGAGCAGCCATACCTACTAAAAAGGTCACAAGGGCTAGAGAGGTATTTTGCTGTGTACCGTTAAGTTCCATCGATATAATTGGCACAGCTGGCAAGTACATAGTAATACCGAGTTGTGCCATAAAAACCGTTATGCAAGATATAAAAATAATGCGCATTCTTAACCTGTATTTATTTATTGAACATTGCGGATTTTTTGATCTGCCAGCTAATACCATAATAACGATAATACCCCAGTAAATTACTGCCAATAAACAGCAGTTCCATCAAGACTGCTGTTGGCGATCCTGCTAGGTAATTATGCACTAACCAAAATGAGGTCCCCACGATCATAAGTTGGCGTAACCTTTGATCGCTTTGGCAAAAAGCCGCGGTAGTTTGAAATATTGTGCCACTAAAACTTAGTACACTGAGCAAGCCAGAAAAGGTCGTTAATGTGATCATTAAGGCACAAATCAGAAAACACACCATTAGTCGCTTCGACGTGGTAAAAATGCTTAAAAAATACCGAACACTCGCCAACATCATTAAACCAGCAGCGGTCCACTGTTCAAGTAATATAAAATGGGTACAGATCAAGATACCTGATATACACAAACAACTGACAATGTGTTGTCTCTGTTTACATTGAAATGATGCGAAATCAAATAAAATCGCAATGGCAATTAACACCTGAGACCAAACAAATACAGACACTAATTTTACCCTCTATGACTGATGCATAAACTAAAAAAGCATTATGCCAAGAAGCAAAGCGAAAGGAATTAACTTAAGTTAAGCAGCAAAAATTTAACGTAACAATCGCGACTTTAACCTTGAAAGGCTAACAGGACTAATACCGATATAGCTGGCAAGTTGAATATTATTAAGTTTTTCAACCCATAAAGGCCAAAAATTGAGTAAGTGTTGATATCGCTGCTCAGGGTTTTTTAACAACAGAAATGCTTCTTTTTGCTCTTTAAACAACAACTGTCTTTTCAGTAAACTTAACTGAGCAGGGAGCCATTCAGGCAAAGCAAGTAACCCTAATGGGATTTGAACCACACAGGCTTTATCAAGGGTTTCAATTTGATATTGTGCGGGTTTATCCGTTAACCAGCTATGATAAAGAAAACAAAGTTCCCCAGCAAAGTAGAACTCCTTACAACGCTCGACTCCTTGCTTATCAAAATGGCAGGCCTTTAATATTCCTGACAAAATAAAGTAGCCATACCGTTGCTGACTATTTTGAGCTAATAAAACACGTTTTCCATTAAGCGAAAGCTTGTTCACATTTAACGTATTGACTTCAATCGTCTTAGGTAAACCCAATGTAGATAAAAAATGGGTCAAGGTTATCATGTCTTCAGGAAGTAAAGTCGTCATATATATTACTGATTATAAGAATCTTATTATTTTTATTAACAATAGGCATCTGATTTTAGCTTGATCCTAACACCGAACAAGCCTCAATGCTTCTTTTCAAAAATATTCACTTAGTATCAATAATTTTTACAGCTGAACCTTCAGTCAATATCATAGAAAAAAGGAGGGATGAATTGCAAAGAATACTCTCTTAATAGATTTTTATGATTCACTCAATCGATAAAGACCTTTTCTTTTAATCTCTATTCTCGTCTTACACTGTTTGCAGGCAAAAAGAGCCTTCGTTGTAAATAAAGAGGATAACCATGGATATAAGAATAAAAAGCTGTGTTGTACTATCGATAAGTCTGGCATTGACTGTTCAGGCTGAAACATTAACCCGTGACAATGGTGCTCCAGTAGGAGACAACCAAAACTCAATCACTGCAGGTCATAATGGCAGCGTACTTTTACAAGATGTCCAGTTAATCCAAAAATTACAACGTTTCGCTCGTGAACGTATTCCTGAGCGTGTTGTTCACGCCAGAGGCACAGGTGTTCATGGTGAATTTGTGGCCAGCGATAACCTAAGTGATCTAACCCAAGCAGCTCCATTTGCAGCGCAAGGTAAAGTGACACCTGTCTTTGTGCGTTTTTCAACGGTCATCCATTCAAAAGGCTCACCAGAAACCTTACGTGATCCACGTGGATTTGCGACACGCTTCTATTCTGATCAAGGCAATTGGGATCTCGTGGGCAATAACCTGCCAGTCTTCTTCATTCGTGATGCGATAAAATTTCCAGACATGGTGCACTCACTTAAACCTTCACCCATTACCAATATTCAAGATCCGAATCGCTACTTCGACTTCTTTAGTCATGAAGGCACGGCAACGAACATGTTAACTTGGGTGTACACAAATTTAGGCACACCTTCAAGCTACCGTAAAATGGACGGTTGGGGTGTGCATGCCTATAAGTTTATTAATGATGATAATCAAGTTAAATATGTGAAGTTTCACTGGAAAAGCCAGCAAGGTGTTGAAGGGCTAAGGCCCAATGAAGTCACCGAGATGCAAGCTAAAAACTTTAACCACTTAACCGATGATCTCTATACTCAAATTAATCAAGGTAATTTCCCTAAATGGGATCTAAAAGTCAAAGTGCTGAGCCCTGAAGATTTGAGTAAATTCGATTATAACCCACTCGATGCAACGAAAATGTGGCTCGATGTACCAGAAACCACTGTGGGCACCATGACCCTAAACCGTGTACCTGATAATTTCTTCCAAGAAACAGAACAAGTCGCATTTGCCCCTTCGAACTTAATTCCAGGTATCGAGCCTTCAGAAGACAAGTTGCTTCAAGGACGCATATTCTCCTATGCCGATACACAGCTATATCGTTTAGGTGCTAATTTATCACAGATCCCGATTAACCAAACACAGGTAAAAGTGGTTAATCACAATCAAGATGGAGCATCAAATCAAGGGCATACAGCAAGTGATATTAACTATCAGCCAAGCACACATTTAGCATTAGCCGAAGATAATCGTTATCGCTCAGTCAACACAGCTTTAACAGGAAGCGTACAGCAAAAAGTCATCCATCAACAAGATAACTTTACCCAAGCAGGGATCTTTTATCGTGGCTTAAGCAAGCAAGATAAAAGTGATCTCATCACCAACTTATCTGGTGATTTGGGACAAGTAGAAGACGGCAATGTGAAACACCAAATGTTGAGCTACTTCTACCGAGCTGATAAAGACTTCGGTAAAAGGCTGACGAAAGCGGTCGATGGCGATCTCAGTGAAGTAAAGCAAAGAGCAAAAATGTAATTTTTTACTCGGTATATTGATTAGAAAATAAGTCCTGTAAGTCGTTACTTTGCTGAGATCTAGCGAGCACCTCTTACAGGCAACCGGATCACAGGTTCATACTTAAATTAACCAAACCTATAGTTTCTGATATTAAAGGTGTTTTCAATGAAAAAATCATTCACGATTAAATCGATACTTATTACTATCAGTGTTCCTCTGGCTGTGTTTTTCACCATATTTTGTATTACTTATTATACGGCCAGTGCCTCAGTGCGAAAACAAGCACACGAAGGTGACAAAAGTGCGTATATAGAGCCCCTTACAAACACTGCAGCAAGTGTCCCTTCATCTATCTCTTTTTTGGATCAAACGCAGTTAACAAATAACAAAGATGAAGGAGCAATTAAAGCGACATTACTCAATGATTACTTTTTTGCTGCTGCCAGAACTGGCAATGTCGAAGTCATTCATTATTTTGCAGAAGCCGGATTTCCTGTTGATCAGCGTAACAGCCAAAGCTATACAGCACTGATGGTGTCAGCCTATAACGGTCAAGAACAAGCTATTGAGGCACTACTCAATCATGGCGCAAATGCATGCTTGCAGGATAAACGTGGAAATACCGCGATTATGGGGGCTGTTATCAAAGCTGAATTCGCCATTATGAAGCAACTTTACCGCCAAGACTGTGATGCTAAGTTAACCAATAAATCCGGTATGACACTGGAAGAATTCGCTCAATATTGGGGACAAAGTCAGCAGTTACAAAAGGCTAGCCTAGCGGCCAAGCAACAAATGTAGTCATAGCGCTGTGCTGATTAATTTCAGACTAATGAGCGAAAAACACTCAACTTAGAATCTGTTACTGACAAGATTGTGCATAAAGATCACTGACCCAAGCGCTATTATCGATAAAAGGGTTTCTATTTTTCTGCCACTCAAAGATGCGATTATTACGCCGACGTTCCCAATCGCTAACAGGATCTTGTTGATGCCAACGAAGAAGCATGCAGCGATCACCAAGTAAAGCTTGGCCAACTTGAGTAATACCATTAGCAATCGTTAAGTTAGGTGTACCACTACTATCATTGCCTTCATACCTGATATCCATATAGAAAACCATACGTGCGACGTCACCCTTAATGTCATCTTTGGGCTCAAAACTATCTGAATCAACATAATTACCTGGTGCTTCAGATATCTCACTGCCTCCGAGAGCAAAATCCTTATTACCTCGACTGCTGTTAACAGTCACATCTGCTGGTCGTAGATGATGCATATCGGTATAAGCATGCATGTTACTGTCAGGGAAACCATGACTTTTCGCCCACACATGTTCACGATTCCATGCATCGAGTGAATGGCTCATGCCAACACGGTTTATTTTTGGCTCAGAGCGACCTGTGTATAACAAGATCACATTGTTACTATTGGCAGGATCTTCATCGGCATAACCTAATCCGTCCCATACTTCACGGTAACTTAACTGCTTATGCCCCTTAATGATCACATTTAAACGGTCTTTTAATGCCGCGCCTGATTGGCCTATTGCATCAGCATAATAAGTGGCAAAGTCATACTCACTATGGCTTTTATCTGGGCCAGTCT is a window of Shewanella sp. VB17 DNA encoding:
- a CDS encoding ankyrin repeat domain-containing protein; protein product: MKKSFTIKSILITISVPLAVFFTIFCITYYTASASVRKQAHEGDKSAYIEPLTNTAASVPSSISFLDQTQLTNNKDEGAIKATLLNDYFFAAARTGNVEVIHYFAEAGFPVDQRNSQSYTALMVSAYNGQEQAIEALLNHGANACLQDKRGNTAIMGAVIKAEFAIMKQLYRQDCDAKLTNKSGMTLEEFAQYWGQSQQLQKASLAAKQQM
- a CDS encoding endonuclease; the protein is MKIFTLPLMLLLPVFAFNVNASVFMSEALYGTLNNDAVVENIERFNAGCTEVDLSQYRTTTNSTQFVADWPSIDKAVNQDSGLLTINCDDRKATGYDQLDNDQTKVNLSANTGQTLKYIADLPVGVTQVSVTMMGGRGDGDLYLRQGREPRLDTHDCASYLTGNNEQCLVTSPTAGRYYINIYAYEAFSDVSIVFQYLTEDDKTGPDKSHSEYDFATYYADAIGQSGAALKDRLNVIIKGHKQLSYREVWDGLGYADEDPANSNNVILLYTGRSEPKINRVGMSHSLDAWNREHVWAKSHGFPDSNMHAYTDMHHLRPADVTVNSSRGNKDFALGGSEISEAPGNYVDSDSFEPKDDIKGDVARMVFYMDIRYEGNDSSGTPNLTIANGITQVGQALLGDRCMLLRWHQQDPVSDWERRRNNRIFEWQKNRNPFIDNSAWVSDLYAQSCQ